The proteins below come from a single Eucalyptus grandis isolate ANBG69807.140 chromosome 3, ASM1654582v1, whole genome shotgun sequence genomic window:
- the LOC104437959 gene encoding phosphoinositide phosphatase SAC3 isoform X1, whose product MALRAGMESSFRSCDAWMQKFRLYETRSMFYMIGRDRSRTYWRVLKIDRLDPSELNILEDSTTYSERECSDLLRRIHEGNISTGGLKFVTTCYGIVGFIKFLGPYYMLLITKRREIGAICGHTVYAISESEMIPLPNSTVRSNLPNSRDEDRYKRLLCTMDLTKDFFFSYSYHVMRSLQKNFCDNEAGHVLYETMFVWNEFLTREIRNHLKNTLWTVALVYGFFKQATLSIAGRDFTLTLIARRSRHYAGMRYLKRGVNEKGKVANDVETEQIVYEGVPEGFPMQVTSVVQNRGSIPLFWSQETSRLNLKPDIIVSKKDQTYEATRLHFENLVSRYGNPIIILNLIKTEEKKPRESKLRAEFATAIDFINKDLPEENRLKFLHWDLHKHSRSKATNALFTLGKVATYALTLTGFFYCQVSPTWRPDDCLKQSSSEKVNNSGLSSMDLGENENDVGDLLERKPSEGDDLINGNHSGKPPMFQRGVLRTNCIDCLDRTNVAQYAYGLTALGHQLHALGGIDCPKIDLDAPLADELMGFYESMGDTLAHQYGGSAAHNKIFSQRRGQWKAATQSQEFFRTLQRYYNNAYMDAMKQDAIDVFLGNFQPDIDKPAVWELDSDQPSDSGRNGQTDVNEDGRSIFKRCMSDGNILRKTNPSMSTTKIDPEKYCASVLPDRSEGARRVLSESSPDISTSESEITFSRYTPSMPRRQLFGDAQRENNHIHYTEYGDSSSCSNFVDLDWLSSSGNSCEEEPYERSSILISSPVAGLSSENVMYGIGATPSTSDSSMKGREHAATELSYHYSHNSDVLEEFSDGFVQWVTYGEALCTMGNLWRGALPLKPS is encoded by the exons ATGGCGCTGCGTGCCGGGATGGAGAGCTCGTTCCGCTCTTGCGACGCCTGGATGCAGAAATTCAGGCTCTACGAGACTCGATCG ATGTTCTACATGATAGGGAGGGATAGGAGTAGGACATATTGGAGAGTCCTTAAGATTGATCGACTTGATCCATCCGAGCTAAACATTCTAGAAGATTCTACCACTTATAGTGAGCGTGAATGTTCTGACCTATTAAGGAGGATACACGAGGGTAACATATCTACTGGAGGATTGAAGTTTGTGACTACTTGCTACGGGATAGTTG GGTTCATTAAATTCTTAGGACCTTACTACATGCTGCTAATAACAAAGCGAAGGGAGATAGGTGCCATCTGTGGTCATACTGTTTATGCCATCTCTGAGAGTGAGATGATTCCTCTTCCAAATTCCACAGTTCGTTCCAATCTACCTAATTCGAGGGATGAAGACAG ATACAAGAGGCTCCTATGCACAATGGACCTCACCAAGGACTTCTTTTTTAGCTACTCATACCATGTTATGCGTAGTCTACAAAAGAACTTTTGTGATAATGAAGCGGGGCACGTTCTCTATGAGACCATGTTCGTCTGGAACGAATTCTTAACTCGGGAAATTCGGAATCACCTCAAAAACACGCTGTGGACGGTTGCTCTAGTGTATGGTTTCTTTAAACAG GCTACACTTTCTATTGCAGGAAGAGACTTCACATTGACTCTTATTGCAAGACGTTCACGACATTATGCTGGCATGAG GTACCTAAAACGAGGGGTGAATGAAAAGGGCAAAGTAGCTAATGATGTGGAGACAGAACAGATCGTGTATGAAGGTGTCCCTGAAGGTTTTCCCATGCAAGTAACTTCTGTTGTCCAGAATCGTGGGTCAATCCCTCTTTTCTGGTCACAAGAAACTTCCCGTTTGAATCTTAAACCAGATATAATAG TGTCGAAAAAGGACCAGACTTACGAAGCCACCCGACTTcattttgaaaatcttgtcaGCAGATATGGGAATcctataattattttgaatctGATTAAG ACGGAAGAGAAGAAGCCCCGAGAATCCAAACTCCGTGCAGAGTTTGCCACTGcaattgattttatcaataaaGACTTGCCTGAGGAAAATCGTCTGAAATTTCTTCACTGGGATCTACACAAGCATTCTCGGAG CAAAGCTACAAACGCACTGTTTACTTTGGGCAAAGTGGCCACTTATGCGTTAACGTTAACAGGTTTCTTCTATTGTCAAGTATCACCAACCTGGAGACCTGATGATTGTCTGAAACAGTCTTCTTCAGA GAAAGTTAATAATAGTGGCTTGAGTTCAATGGATCTTGGTGAAAACGAAAATGATGTGGGAGATCTTCTAGAGAGAAAACCTAGTGAAGGTGACGACTTAATAAATGGAAATCATTCTGGAAAGCCTCCGATGTTCCAAAGAGGGGTACTAAGAACCAATTGCATTGATTGTCTGGATCGAACAAATGTTGCACAATACGCATACGGGTTGACTGCTCTAGGTCACCAACTTCATGCTCTTGGAGGTATAGACTGCCCCAAAATAGACCTTGATGCTCCTTTAGCCGATGAATTGATGGGTTTCTATGAGAGTATGGGGGACACACTTGCTCATCAATATGGTGGCTCAGCGGCTCATAACAAG ATATTCTCTCAGAGACGGGGTCAGTGGAAAGCAGCCACTCAATCTCAAGAGTTCTTCAGAACTTTGCAACGATATTACAACAATGCTTACATGGATGCTATGAAACAGGATGCAATTGATGT ATTTTTGGGGAATTTTCAGCCAGATATTGATAAGCCTGCAGTGTGGGAGCTGGATTCTGACCAGCCCTCTGATTCTGGGAGGAATGGACAGACGGATGTCAATGAAGATGGAAG gtcaattttcaaaagatgcATGTCAGATGGAAATATTCTTCGAAAAACAAACCCATCCATGTCGACCACAAAGATCGATCCAGAGAAGTATTGTGCTTCAGTTTTACCTGACCGATCAGAGGGAGCAAGGAGAGTACTCAGCGAGTCGTCACCTGACATTTCAACCTCAGAGAGCGAAATAACATTTTCAAG GTACACCCCTTCAATGCCTCGGAGACAGCTATTTGGAGATGCACAGCGAGAAAACAATCATATTCACTACACTGAGTATGGAGATTCATCAAGTTGCTCCAACTTTGTTGATCTAGATTGGCTCTCATCATCAGGAAACTCATGTGAGGAGGAGCCTTACGAAAG GTCATCAATACTCATAAGCTCTCCAGTTGCTGGATTGTCATCAGAGAATGTCATGTATGGAATTGGGGCAACCCCATCTACAAGTGATTCCAGCATGAAG GGAAGGGAGCATGCTGCAACTGAGCTATCGTATCATTACTCCCATAATTCTGATGTGTTGGAGGAATTTTCAGATGGCTTTGTACAATGGGTAACCTATGGAGAGGCGCTTTGTACAATGGGTAACCTATGGAGAGGCGCTCTGCCACTGAAGCCCAGCTGA
- the LOC104437959 gene encoding phosphoinositide phosphatase SAC3 isoform X3, translating into MALRAGMESSFRSCDAWMQKFRLYETRSMFYMIGRDRSRTYWRVLKIDRLDPSELNILEDSTTYSERECSDLLRRIHEGNISTGGLKFVTTCYGIVGFIKFLGPYYMLLITKRREIGAICGHTVYAISESEMIPLPNSTVRSNLPNSRDEDRYKRLLCTMDLTKDFFFSYSYHVMRSLQKNFCDNEAGHVLYETMFVWNEFLTREIRNHLKNTLWTVALVYGFFKQATLSIAGRDFTLTLIARRSRHYAGMRYLKRGVNEKGKVANDVETEQIVYEGVPEGFPMQVTSVVQNRGSIPLFWSQETSRLNLKPDIIVSKKDQTYEATRLHFENLVSRYGNPIIILNLIKTEEKKPRESKLRAEFATAIDFINKDLPEENRLKFLHWDLHKHSRSKATNALFTLGKVATYALTLTGFFYCQVSPTWRPDDCLKQSSSEKVNNSGLSSMDLGENENDVGDLLERKPSEGDDLINGNHSGKPPMFQRGVLRTNCIDCLDRTNVAQYAYGLTALGHQLHALGGIDCPKIDLDAPLADELMGFYESMGDTLAHQYGGSAAHNKIFSQRRGQWKAATQSQEFFRTLQRYYNNAYMDAMKQDAIDVFLGNFQPDIDKPAVWELDSDQPSDSGRNGQTDVNEDGRSIFKRCMSDGNILRKTNPSMSTTKIDPEKYCASVLPDRSEGARRVLSESSPDISTSESEITFSRYTPSMPRRQLFGDAQRENNHIHYTEYGDSSSCSNFVDLDWLSSSGNSCEEEPYERSSILISSPVAGLSSENVMYGIGATPSTSDSSMKVSALPQGSSNRFSEINSC; encoded by the exons ATGGCGCTGCGTGCCGGGATGGAGAGCTCGTTCCGCTCTTGCGACGCCTGGATGCAGAAATTCAGGCTCTACGAGACTCGATCG ATGTTCTACATGATAGGGAGGGATAGGAGTAGGACATATTGGAGAGTCCTTAAGATTGATCGACTTGATCCATCCGAGCTAAACATTCTAGAAGATTCTACCACTTATAGTGAGCGTGAATGTTCTGACCTATTAAGGAGGATACACGAGGGTAACATATCTACTGGAGGATTGAAGTTTGTGACTACTTGCTACGGGATAGTTG GGTTCATTAAATTCTTAGGACCTTACTACATGCTGCTAATAACAAAGCGAAGGGAGATAGGTGCCATCTGTGGTCATACTGTTTATGCCATCTCTGAGAGTGAGATGATTCCTCTTCCAAATTCCACAGTTCGTTCCAATCTACCTAATTCGAGGGATGAAGACAG ATACAAGAGGCTCCTATGCACAATGGACCTCACCAAGGACTTCTTTTTTAGCTACTCATACCATGTTATGCGTAGTCTACAAAAGAACTTTTGTGATAATGAAGCGGGGCACGTTCTCTATGAGACCATGTTCGTCTGGAACGAATTCTTAACTCGGGAAATTCGGAATCACCTCAAAAACACGCTGTGGACGGTTGCTCTAGTGTATGGTTTCTTTAAACAG GCTACACTTTCTATTGCAGGAAGAGACTTCACATTGACTCTTATTGCAAGACGTTCACGACATTATGCTGGCATGAG GTACCTAAAACGAGGGGTGAATGAAAAGGGCAAAGTAGCTAATGATGTGGAGACAGAACAGATCGTGTATGAAGGTGTCCCTGAAGGTTTTCCCATGCAAGTAACTTCTGTTGTCCAGAATCGTGGGTCAATCCCTCTTTTCTGGTCACAAGAAACTTCCCGTTTGAATCTTAAACCAGATATAATAG TGTCGAAAAAGGACCAGACTTACGAAGCCACCCGACTTcattttgaaaatcttgtcaGCAGATATGGGAATcctataattattttgaatctGATTAAG ACGGAAGAGAAGAAGCCCCGAGAATCCAAACTCCGTGCAGAGTTTGCCACTGcaattgattttatcaataaaGACTTGCCTGAGGAAAATCGTCTGAAATTTCTTCACTGGGATCTACACAAGCATTCTCGGAG CAAAGCTACAAACGCACTGTTTACTTTGGGCAAAGTGGCCACTTATGCGTTAACGTTAACAGGTTTCTTCTATTGTCAAGTATCACCAACCTGGAGACCTGATGATTGTCTGAAACAGTCTTCTTCAGA GAAAGTTAATAATAGTGGCTTGAGTTCAATGGATCTTGGTGAAAACGAAAATGATGTGGGAGATCTTCTAGAGAGAAAACCTAGTGAAGGTGACGACTTAATAAATGGAAATCATTCTGGAAAGCCTCCGATGTTCCAAAGAGGGGTACTAAGAACCAATTGCATTGATTGTCTGGATCGAACAAATGTTGCACAATACGCATACGGGTTGACTGCTCTAGGTCACCAACTTCATGCTCTTGGAGGTATAGACTGCCCCAAAATAGACCTTGATGCTCCTTTAGCCGATGAATTGATGGGTTTCTATGAGAGTATGGGGGACACACTTGCTCATCAATATGGTGGCTCAGCGGCTCATAACAAG ATATTCTCTCAGAGACGGGGTCAGTGGAAAGCAGCCACTCAATCTCAAGAGTTCTTCAGAACTTTGCAACGATATTACAACAATGCTTACATGGATGCTATGAAACAGGATGCAATTGATGT ATTTTTGGGGAATTTTCAGCCAGATATTGATAAGCCTGCAGTGTGGGAGCTGGATTCTGACCAGCCCTCTGATTCTGGGAGGAATGGACAGACGGATGTCAATGAAGATGGAAG gtcaattttcaaaagatgcATGTCAGATGGAAATATTCTTCGAAAAACAAACCCATCCATGTCGACCACAAAGATCGATCCAGAGAAGTATTGTGCTTCAGTTTTACCTGACCGATCAGAGGGAGCAAGGAGAGTACTCAGCGAGTCGTCACCTGACATTTCAACCTCAGAGAGCGAAATAACATTTTCAAG GTACACCCCTTCAATGCCTCGGAGACAGCTATTTGGAGATGCACAGCGAGAAAACAATCATATTCACTACACTGAGTATGGAGATTCATCAAGTTGCTCCAACTTTGTTGATCTAGATTGGCTCTCATCATCAGGAAACTCATGTGAGGAGGAGCCTTACGAAAG GTCATCAATACTCATAAGCTCTCCAGTTGCTGGATTGTCATCAGAGAATGTCATGTATGGAATTGGGGCAACCCCATCTACAAGTGATTCCAGCATGAAGGTCAGTGCCCTTCCTCAAGGTTCTAGCAACCGCTTTTCAGAAATCAACTCTTGTTGA
- the LOC104437959 gene encoding phosphoinositide phosphatase SAC3 isoform X5, with protein MALRAGMESSFRSCDAWMQKFRLYETRSMFYMIGRDRSRTYWRVLKIDRLDPSELNILEDSTTYSERECSDLLRRIHEGNISTGGLKFVTTCYGIVGFIKFLGPYYMLLITKRREIGAICGHTVYAISESEMIPLPNSTVRSNLPNSRDEDRYKRLLCTMDLTKDFFFSYSYHVMRSLQKNFCDNEAGHVLYETMFVWNEFLTREIRNHLKNTLWTVALVYGFFKQATLSIAGRDFTLTLIARRSRHYAGMRYLKRGVNEKGKVANDVETEQIVYEGVPEGFPMQVTSVVQNRGSIPLFWSQETSRLNLKPDIIVSKKDQTYEATRLHFENLVSRYGNPIIILNLIKTEEKKPRESKLRAEFATAIDFINKDLPEENRLKFLHWDLHKHSRSKATNALFTLGKVATYALTLTGFFYCQVSPTWRPDDCLKQSSSEKVNNSGLSSMDLGENENDVGDLLERKPSEGDDLINGNHSGKPPMFQRGVLRTNCIDCLDRTNVAQYAYGLTALGHQLHALGGIDCPKIDLDAPLADELMGFYESMGDTLAHQYGGSAAHNKIFSQRRGQWKAATQSQEFFRTLQRYYNNAYMDAMKQDAIDVFLGNFQPDIDKPAVWELDSDQPSDSGRNGQTDVNEDGRSIFKRCMSDGNILRKTNPSMSTTKIDPEKYCASVLPDRSEGARRVLSESSPDISTSESEITFSRYTPSMPRRQLFGDAQRENNHIHYTEYGDSSSCSNFVDLDWLSSSGNSCEEEPYERSSILISSPVAGLSSENVMYGIGATPSTSDSSMKMALYNG; from the exons ATGGCGCTGCGTGCCGGGATGGAGAGCTCGTTCCGCTCTTGCGACGCCTGGATGCAGAAATTCAGGCTCTACGAGACTCGATCG ATGTTCTACATGATAGGGAGGGATAGGAGTAGGACATATTGGAGAGTCCTTAAGATTGATCGACTTGATCCATCCGAGCTAAACATTCTAGAAGATTCTACCACTTATAGTGAGCGTGAATGTTCTGACCTATTAAGGAGGATACACGAGGGTAACATATCTACTGGAGGATTGAAGTTTGTGACTACTTGCTACGGGATAGTTG GGTTCATTAAATTCTTAGGACCTTACTACATGCTGCTAATAACAAAGCGAAGGGAGATAGGTGCCATCTGTGGTCATACTGTTTATGCCATCTCTGAGAGTGAGATGATTCCTCTTCCAAATTCCACAGTTCGTTCCAATCTACCTAATTCGAGGGATGAAGACAG ATACAAGAGGCTCCTATGCACAATGGACCTCACCAAGGACTTCTTTTTTAGCTACTCATACCATGTTATGCGTAGTCTACAAAAGAACTTTTGTGATAATGAAGCGGGGCACGTTCTCTATGAGACCATGTTCGTCTGGAACGAATTCTTAACTCGGGAAATTCGGAATCACCTCAAAAACACGCTGTGGACGGTTGCTCTAGTGTATGGTTTCTTTAAACAG GCTACACTTTCTATTGCAGGAAGAGACTTCACATTGACTCTTATTGCAAGACGTTCACGACATTATGCTGGCATGAG GTACCTAAAACGAGGGGTGAATGAAAAGGGCAAAGTAGCTAATGATGTGGAGACAGAACAGATCGTGTATGAAGGTGTCCCTGAAGGTTTTCCCATGCAAGTAACTTCTGTTGTCCAGAATCGTGGGTCAATCCCTCTTTTCTGGTCACAAGAAACTTCCCGTTTGAATCTTAAACCAGATATAATAG TGTCGAAAAAGGACCAGACTTACGAAGCCACCCGACTTcattttgaaaatcttgtcaGCAGATATGGGAATcctataattattttgaatctGATTAAG ACGGAAGAGAAGAAGCCCCGAGAATCCAAACTCCGTGCAGAGTTTGCCACTGcaattgattttatcaataaaGACTTGCCTGAGGAAAATCGTCTGAAATTTCTTCACTGGGATCTACACAAGCATTCTCGGAG CAAAGCTACAAACGCACTGTTTACTTTGGGCAAAGTGGCCACTTATGCGTTAACGTTAACAGGTTTCTTCTATTGTCAAGTATCACCAACCTGGAGACCTGATGATTGTCTGAAACAGTCTTCTTCAGA GAAAGTTAATAATAGTGGCTTGAGTTCAATGGATCTTGGTGAAAACGAAAATGATGTGGGAGATCTTCTAGAGAGAAAACCTAGTGAAGGTGACGACTTAATAAATGGAAATCATTCTGGAAAGCCTCCGATGTTCCAAAGAGGGGTACTAAGAACCAATTGCATTGATTGTCTGGATCGAACAAATGTTGCACAATACGCATACGGGTTGACTGCTCTAGGTCACCAACTTCATGCTCTTGGAGGTATAGACTGCCCCAAAATAGACCTTGATGCTCCTTTAGCCGATGAATTGATGGGTTTCTATGAGAGTATGGGGGACACACTTGCTCATCAATATGGTGGCTCAGCGGCTCATAACAAG ATATTCTCTCAGAGACGGGGTCAGTGGAAAGCAGCCACTCAATCTCAAGAGTTCTTCAGAACTTTGCAACGATATTACAACAATGCTTACATGGATGCTATGAAACAGGATGCAATTGATGT ATTTTTGGGGAATTTTCAGCCAGATATTGATAAGCCTGCAGTGTGGGAGCTGGATTCTGACCAGCCCTCTGATTCTGGGAGGAATGGACAGACGGATGTCAATGAAGATGGAAG gtcaattttcaaaagatgcATGTCAGATGGAAATATTCTTCGAAAAACAAACCCATCCATGTCGACCACAAAGATCGATCCAGAGAAGTATTGTGCTTCAGTTTTACCTGACCGATCAGAGGGAGCAAGGAGAGTACTCAGCGAGTCGTCACCTGACATTTCAACCTCAGAGAGCGAAATAACATTTTCAAG GTACACCCCTTCAATGCCTCGGAGACAGCTATTTGGAGATGCACAGCGAGAAAACAATCATATTCACTACACTGAGTATGGAGATTCATCAAGTTGCTCCAACTTTGTTGATCTAGATTGGCTCTCATCATCAGGAAACTCATGTGAGGAGGAGCCTTACGAAAG GTCATCAATACTCATAAGCTCTCCAGTTGCTGGATTGTCATCAGAGAATGTCATGTATGGAATTGGGGCAACCCCATCTACAAGTGATTCCAGCATGAAG ATGGCTTTGTACAATGGGTAA
- the LOC104437959 gene encoding phosphoinositide phosphatase SAC3 isoform X2: MALRAGMESSFRSCDAWMQKFRLYETRSMFYMIGRDRSRTYWRVLKIDRLDPSELNILEDSTTYSERECSDLLRRIHEGNISTGGLKFVTTCYGIVGFIKFLGPYYMLLITKRREIGAICGHTVYAISESEMIPLPNSTVRSNLPNSRDEDRYKRLLCTMDLTKDFFFSYSYHVMRSLQKNFCDNEAGHVLYETMFVWNEFLTREIRNHLKNTLWTVALVYGFFKQATLSIAGRDFTLTLIARRSRHYAGMRYLKRGVNEKGKVANDVETEQIVYEGVPEGFPMQVTSVVQNRGSIPLFWSQETSRLNLKPDIIVSKKDQTYEATRLHFENLVSRYGNPIIILNLIKTEEKKPRESKLRAEFATAIDFINKDLPEENRLKFLHWDLHKHSRSKATNALFTLGKVATYALTLTGFFYCQVSPTWRPDDCLKQSSSEKVNNSGLSSMDLGENENDVGDLLERKPSEGDDLINGNHSGKPPMFQRGVLRTNCIDCLDRTNVAQYAYGLTALGHQLHALGGIDCPKIDLDAPLADELMGFYESMGDTLAHQYGGSAAHNKIFSQRRGQWKAATQSQEFFRTLQRYYNNAYMDAMKQDAIDVFLGNFQPDIDKPAVWELDSDQPSDSGRNGQTDVNEDGRSIFKRCMSDGNILRKTNPSMSTTKIDPEKYCASVLPDRSEGARRVLSESSPDISTSESEITFSRYTPSMPRRQLFGDAQRENNHIHYTEYGDSSSCSNFVDLDWLSSSGNSCEEEPYERSSILISSPVAGLSSENVMYGIGATPSTSDSSMKGREHAATELSYHYSHNSDVLEEFSDGFVQWVTYGEALCH, from the exons ATGGCGCTGCGTGCCGGGATGGAGAGCTCGTTCCGCTCTTGCGACGCCTGGATGCAGAAATTCAGGCTCTACGAGACTCGATCG ATGTTCTACATGATAGGGAGGGATAGGAGTAGGACATATTGGAGAGTCCTTAAGATTGATCGACTTGATCCATCCGAGCTAAACATTCTAGAAGATTCTACCACTTATAGTGAGCGTGAATGTTCTGACCTATTAAGGAGGATACACGAGGGTAACATATCTACTGGAGGATTGAAGTTTGTGACTACTTGCTACGGGATAGTTG GGTTCATTAAATTCTTAGGACCTTACTACATGCTGCTAATAACAAAGCGAAGGGAGATAGGTGCCATCTGTGGTCATACTGTTTATGCCATCTCTGAGAGTGAGATGATTCCTCTTCCAAATTCCACAGTTCGTTCCAATCTACCTAATTCGAGGGATGAAGACAG ATACAAGAGGCTCCTATGCACAATGGACCTCACCAAGGACTTCTTTTTTAGCTACTCATACCATGTTATGCGTAGTCTACAAAAGAACTTTTGTGATAATGAAGCGGGGCACGTTCTCTATGAGACCATGTTCGTCTGGAACGAATTCTTAACTCGGGAAATTCGGAATCACCTCAAAAACACGCTGTGGACGGTTGCTCTAGTGTATGGTTTCTTTAAACAG GCTACACTTTCTATTGCAGGAAGAGACTTCACATTGACTCTTATTGCAAGACGTTCACGACATTATGCTGGCATGAG GTACCTAAAACGAGGGGTGAATGAAAAGGGCAAAGTAGCTAATGATGTGGAGACAGAACAGATCGTGTATGAAGGTGTCCCTGAAGGTTTTCCCATGCAAGTAACTTCTGTTGTCCAGAATCGTGGGTCAATCCCTCTTTTCTGGTCACAAGAAACTTCCCGTTTGAATCTTAAACCAGATATAATAG TGTCGAAAAAGGACCAGACTTACGAAGCCACCCGACTTcattttgaaaatcttgtcaGCAGATATGGGAATcctataattattttgaatctGATTAAG ACGGAAGAGAAGAAGCCCCGAGAATCCAAACTCCGTGCAGAGTTTGCCACTGcaattgattttatcaataaaGACTTGCCTGAGGAAAATCGTCTGAAATTTCTTCACTGGGATCTACACAAGCATTCTCGGAG CAAAGCTACAAACGCACTGTTTACTTTGGGCAAAGTGGCCACTTATGCGTTAACGTTAACAGGTTTCTTCTATTGTCAAGTATCACCAACCTGGAGACCTGATGATTGTCTGAAACAGTCTTCTTCAGA GAAAGTTAATAATAGTGGCTTGAGTTCAATGGATCTTGGTGAAAACGAAAATGATGTGGGAGATCTTCTAGAGAGAAAACCTAGTGAAGGTGACGACTTAATAAATGGAAATCATTCTGGAAAGCCTCCGATGTTCCAAAGAGGGGTACTAAGAACCAATTGCATTGATTGTCTGGATCGAACAAATGTTGCACAATACGCATACGGGTTGACTGCTCTAGGTCACCAACTTCATGCTCTTGGAGGTATAGACTGCCCCAAAATAGACCTTGATGCTCCTTTAGCCGATGAATTGATGGGTTTCTATGAGAGTATGGGGGACACACTTGCTCATCAATATGGTGGCTCAGCGGCTCATAACAAG ATATTCTCTCAGAGACGGGGTCAGTGGAAAGCAGCCACTCAATCTCAAGAGTTCTTCAGAACTTTGCAACGATATTACAACAATGCTTACATGGATGCTATGAAACAGGATGCAATTGATGT ATTTTTGGGGAATTTTCAGCCAGATATTGATAAGCCTGCAGTGTGGGAGCTGGATTCTGACCAGCCCTCTGATTCTGGGAGGAATGGACAGACGGATGTCAATGAAGATGGAAG gtcaattttcaaaagatgcATGTCAGATGGAAATATTCTTCGAAAAACAAACCCATCCATGTCGACCACAAAGATCGATCCAGAGAAGTATTGTGCTTCAGTTTTACCTGACCGATCAGAGGGAGCAAGGAGAGTACTCAGCGAGTCGTCACCTGACATTTCAACCTCAGAGAGCGAAATAACATTTTCAAG GTACACCCCTTCAATGCCTCGGAGACAGCTATTTGGAGATGCACAGCGAGAAAACAATCATATTCACTACACTGAGTATGGAGATTCATCAAGTTGCTCCAACTTTGTTGATCTAGATTGGCTCTCATCATCAGGAAACTCATGTGAGGAGGAGCCTTACGAAAG GTCATCAATACTCATAAGCTCTCCAGTTGCTGGATTGTCATCAGAGAATGTCATGTATGGAATTGGGGCAACCCCATCTACAAGTGATTCCAGCATGAAG GGAAGGGAGCATGCTGCAACTGAGCTATCGTATCATTACTCCCATAATTCTGATGTGTTGGAGGAATTTTCAGATGGCTTTGTACAATGGGTAACCTATGGAGAG GCGCTCTGCCACTGA